Part of the Woronichinia naegeliana WA131 genome, TTCAGACTACTTTACAAAAATTACAAACCCCTATTGATCATTTATCAGGCGATCGCGAGGAGATTGAACTATGAAATCCATTGAAACGTTTTTGTCAGATTTAGCCAATCAAGATATTAAACTCTGGATGGACGGCGATCGCTTGCGTTGTAATGCGCCCCAGGGCGTAATGACCCCAGACATTCAGACAGAACTCAAAAACCGTAAAGCAGAAATCATTCAATTTCTTGAGCAACTGGGTTCAGAGGAGCAAATTAACCCTAGAACCATTCTTCCGATTGCCCGTGATACCAAATTACCCCTATCCTTTGCCCAGGCGCGACTTTGGTTTCTGTATCAACTAGAAGGAGCAACGGGAACCTATAACATGACGGGGGCCTTGAGTTTAAGCGGTTCTCTCCAGGTAGAAGCTCTCAAACAAGCTCTAGGAGCGATAATCCAACGTCATGAGCCATTGCGTACCAGTTTCCAACCAATTGACGGTGTTCCAGTTCAGGTGATTGATCCCAATCCGATTTGGGAATTATCGATCGTTAATTTGGAAGGAAAGGAAGCCGAGGCAGAAAAATTAGCCCAGGCAGAAGCCCAAACGCCTTTCGATTTAACCAAGAGTCCTTTACTGAGGGTAACGCTCTTAAAGTTACAGCCTGAAAAGCATATTTTATTAATTAATATGCACCATATTATTTCCGATGGCTGGTCAATCGGTGTTTTTGTTCGTGAATTTTCCCATCTCTATAGGGCTTTTGCTATGGGAGAAGCACCGACTTTGCCTGATTTACCAATTCAGTATGCAGATTTTGCCGTTTGGCAGCGACAGTGGTTACAGGGTAAGGTTTTAGCGGCTCAATTGGAATATTGGAAGCGACAATTAGCGGATGCTCCTCCCCTATTAGAACTGCCCACAGATCGCCCTCGTCCTGCCATCCAAACCTTTCAAGGCAAAACAGAAAGATTTCAGCTAGATATTAAGCTGACGCAACAATTAAAAGCCTTAAGTCAACAGTCGGGTTGCACTTTGTTTATGACTTTGTTGGCTGCTTTTGGGGTAGTTTTATCCCGTTATAGTGGCCAGACTGATATCGTGATTGGTTCAGCGATCGCCAACCGTAATCGTCGAGAAATTGAGGGATTAATAGGCTTTTTTGTCAATACCCTGGCGTTGAGATTAGATTTATCAGAAAAACCGAGCTTTGCGGCTTTCTTAAAACAAGTACAGACGGTTACTCAGGATGCCTATGAGCATCAAGATTTGCCCTTTGAAATGTTAGTGGAAGAATTGCAGCTAGAGCGCAAATTAGACCGTAATCCCCTTGTACAGGTGATGTTTGCCCTACAAAATGCGACTAATGAAGCCTGGAATTTACCTGGTTTGACCATTGCAGAAATGTCTTGGGAACTTGATCCTGCTCGTTTTGACCTAGAGGTTCATCTGTCAGAGGTTAACGACGGCATAGCTGGATTTTGCTGCTACAACATTGACCTATTTGATGGGACAACGATCGCCCGTCTATTAGAACATTTTCAGAATATACTCAAGGCGATTATTGCTAATCCTCAACAATCGGTGGGCTTATTACCTTTGTTGTCGGAACAGGAACAAAAGCAACTTTTAGTGAATTGGAATCAAACTCAGGCCGATTATCCCCAAGATAAGCTTGTTCATCAGTTATTTGAAGTTCAAGCGGCAAGTCAACCAGAGGCGATCTCGGAGAGATCCGCTACGCGGTGCGCCCTCATTTTTGAAGATCAAGTTTTAACCTACGGAGAATTAAACCATCGTGCTAATCAATTAGCTCATTATCTTCAATCGTTAGGGGTGATTAAGGAACAAATCGTCGGGGTTTATCTTGAACGTTCCCTAGAGATGGCGATCGCATTTTTAGCTATTCTTAAAACAGGAGCCGCCTATCTCCCCATTGATCCTGAATATCCCCCAGTACGCACCCAATTCATTCTCGAAGATACTCAAATTTCAATCCTATTAACCCAAGCAGAACTGGCAGAAAAATTTCCCAAAAATCAGGCGAAAGTTATTTACTTAGACCGAGACTGGTCACAAATTGCTTACCAACCACAAACCAACCCAGACCTCAAGGTACAAACTAGCGATCTAGCCTATTGCATCTATACCTCTGGTTCCACAGGGCAACCCAAAGGGGTACTGATTTCCCATCAAGCTCTACTTAACTTGATTTTCTGGCATCAACAAGCGTTTAAGATTAGTTCCTTAGATAAAGCCACCCAAATGGCGGGTATTGCTTTCGATGCAACGGTTTGGGAATTGTGGCCCTATCTCACCGTAGGAGCCTCTATTAATCTGGTTCCCCAAAATATTCTGCTCTCACCGACAAATTTACGGGATTGGTTGCTGAATCAAGAAATTACCATTAGTTTTGTGCCAACGCCTGTCGCTGAAAAATTACTAGTCTTAGATTGGCCGAATCATTCTTGCCTAAAAACCCTGTTACTGGGGGGTGACAAACTTCATTTTTATCCTGCTGCGTCCCTTCCCTTTCAGGTGGTTAACAACTATGGCCCAACGGAAAATACAGTGGTTGCCACCTCTGGACTGGTCAAATCACCAACGTTTGATCGCTTTTCGGCCCCGACTATTGGTAAGGCGATCGCCAATGTCCAAATCTATTTATTAGACCAAAACTTACAACCTGTCCCCATTGGTGTACCAGGAGAACTACACTTAGGCGGGGCGGGTTTAGCACGGGGCTATCTCAATCGTCCTGAGTTAACGGCTGAAAAATTTATTGCCAATCCTTTTGATCCCCCCCTAGCCCCCCTTAATAAGGGGGGAGAAGAACCATCAAAACTCTATAAAACGGGAGATTTAGCGCGTTATCTGCCCGATGGCAGCCTGGAATTTTTGGGACGCATTGACAATCAGGTAAAAATTCGCGGTTTTCGTATCGAAACAGGGGAAATCGAAGCAGTTTTAAGTCAATATTTCCTATTAGCTGGCAATGTTGTCGTTACCAGGGAGGATAGTGCGGGGGATAAACGCCTTGTGGCTTACCTGGTTCCCGCCCTGCAAAATGAGGCCCTACCAGAGCAATTAGCTCAATGGCAAAGTGAATACATTAGTGATTGGCAAAGTCTCTACGAAAGAACCTATAGTCAAGGGCAAGACAGCCTAGCCGACCTAACTTTTAATATCACGGGTTGGAATAGCAGTTATACTCGCCAACCGATTCCTGCTCCAGAAATGCGAGAGTGGGTAGAAAACACTGTCAGCCGTATTTTGGCTTTCCGACCAGAGCAAGCCTTAGAAATTGGCTGTGGTACGGGCTTATTGCTCTCCAGGGTGGCCAAGCATTGTTTGGAATATTGGGCAACGGATTATTCCCAGATGGCGATTCAGTATGTTGAACGGGTGTGCAGTGCCGTTGAAGGTTTAGAAAAGGTTAAGTTACGCTGTCAAACAGCAGATAATTTTGAGGGCATTGCCCAGCATACCTTTGATACCATCGTCTTAAATTCGATTATTCAATATTTTCCCAGTGTGGACTATCTATTGGAGGTACTGAAAGGAGCGATTAATGTCATTGGCGATCGCGGTCAGATTTTTGTCGGGGATGTGCGTAGTTTACCTTTATTGGAGCCGTATCACGCTGCTGTCCAGTTAGCCCAAGTCTCTGACTCCAAAACCGTTGAACAATGGCAACAACAGGTGCGCCAAAGTGTGGCAGGCGAAGAAGAACTGGTTATTGATCCGACTTTTTTCCTGGCTTTAAAACAACATTTTCCCCAAATTGCCTGGGTAGAAATTCAACCTAAACGGGGTTTGGCTAATAATGAGTTAACCCAATTTCGCTATGATGTCACTCTCCATCTAGAATCTATTAATAATCAACCATTACCAATCAGCGAACCAACAGTAATTACCTGGTTTAATTGGCAACTTGATCAGCTTTCTTTGGCTCAAATTCAAGATCAATTGTTGACCAAAAAACCTGAATTATTGGGGATTCGTGGTATTCCTAATCAGCGAGTCGAACAGGCTCTAAAAATTTGGGAATGGGTAGAAAATACGCCTGAAGTCGAAACGGTTGAGCAACTCAAAAAAATCCTAGCCCAACAAGTAGATACAGGTATTAATCCTGAACAGGTTTGGCAATTAGCCGAATCTCTCGGTTATACTGCTCATCTGAGTTGGTGGGAAAGTGGTCAAGACGGTTCCTTTGATGTCATTTTTCAGCGCGATTCAGAGTCAGAAGCGGAGAAGGTCTCAAAAGATTGGACAGTTTCAAAGCTTGCTTTCTGGGATGACAAACCTATTAAAACAAAACCCTGGAGTGATTACACCAATAATCCTCTGCGCGGTAAATTAGTCCAAAAGTTAGTGCCTAAAGTACGGGAATTTCTGCAACAAAAGCTACCCAGTTACATGATTCCCCAGGCGTTTGTTTTGCTTGATTTCCTTCCCTTAACTCCTAATGGTAAGGTGGATCGTAAAGCTTTACCTTCTCCTGATGCGGCGACCCGTAATCTGGCTAACAGTTTTGTTTTACCCCGAAATCCCATTGAAGCTCAACTCACTCACATTTGGAGTGAGGTTTTAGGATTGGAACGCATTGGCATTAAGGACAACTTTTTTGAATTGGGAGGTCATTCTCTGTTAGCTACTCAGGTGTTATCGCGGATTAATTCAGCCTTTGAACTTGATCTTTCCGTACAAATTATGTTTGAATCGCCCACGATCGCGGGTATTGCAGGCTATATTCAAGCGGTAGATTGGGTCGCCCAGGATAGAACCGATAGCTCCTTAAATAATGAAAATACTGAGGTAGTGGAGTTCTAAATTATGACGAAAACGATTGTTGAATTTGTCTGTCATCTGAGCAGTTTAGGTATTACTTTAGAAGAGAATGAAAACCGCCTACGCTGTCAGGCTCCTGAAGGTATTTTAACTGCTACCCTCCGTCAAGAAATTGGCGATCGCAAGCCTGAATTACTACAATTTTTACAACAGGCTAAACAGTCCAAAACAGCCTATCAGTTACCGATTCAACCTGTCGCTAGGGACGGCCATTTACCCCTCTCTTTTGCTCAACAGCGTCTATGGTTTTTACACCATCTTTCCCCTGATAGTCGTTCCTACAATACCCTGGAAATATTGCAAATCCAGGAGCATCTCAATCTAACGGTGTTAGAGCAGAGTTTGGGAGAATTAATTAACCGCCATGAAATTTTTAGGACAACATTTCCCACTGTTTCAGGAGAACCTATTCAGGCGATTAGTCCTCCTGGTTCTTTTCGTTTAATAATTGAGAATTATCAAGATTTATCCCCCAATGAACAATCGGCCAAAATTCAACAAGTAGCAGAATGGGAAGCAGGACAAACTTTTGATTTAGCGGTAGGGCCACTCATACAGTTTAAGTTATTACAATTGAGTCTCCAGAAGTCGGTACTGTTGTTGAAAATGCACCATATTATCTATGACGGCTGGTCTTTTGGTATTTTAATTCGAGAGTTATCGGCTCTATACGAAGCCTTCCTAAAAAACTTAGCAAATCCTCTGGCCGCGTTGTCTATTCAGTATGCAGATTTTGCGGTTTGGCAACGTCAATATCTCTCAGGTGAGGTCTTAGATAAACAACTTAATTATTGGCAAGAACAGTTAGCAACAGTCCCTCATATTCTCACTTTGCCAACGGATCGGTCTCGTCCTGCGATGCAAAGCTTTCGGGGGGGAGTTGAACATTTTCAACTGGATCAAAATACCACTCAAGGTCTCAAACAGTTAGGTCAAGAACGTGGGGCGACTCTCTTTATGACTTTGTTAGCTGCTTTTGGAGTCTTGCTATCTCGTTACAGTCATCAATCCGATCTACTGATCGGTTCACCGATTGCTAATCGTAATCAAGCGGCGATCGAACCCTTAATTGGTTTTTTTGCTAATACTTTAGCCCTAAGAATTAATTTATCTGAAAACCCTAATTTTTTAGAGTTATTAGAGCAAGTTAAACAAACTACTTTAGCAGGTTATGTTCACCAAGACCTCCCCTTTGAGATGTTGGTAGAAAAGTTGCAACCAGACCGTGATTTAAGCAGAAATCCCCTGGTACAGATAATGTTTGCTCTCCAAAATACACCCCAAGATACCTGGAATCTGTCTGGCTTAAGTATTGAAAGCTTACCATTATTAGTAGAAGAAATCGTCAAATTTGATCTAGAAGTAAACTGCTGGGAAACTTCAGAAGGCTTGGCAATGGACTGGGCTTATAGTAGAGATTTATTTGATACTTCGACGATTGTAAGAATGGGAGAACATTTTCAAAACCTACTTCAAGCGATCATACTTAATCCAAAAACCAGAGTTGAAGAATTTTCTTTCTTAACGGACAAAGAACTTCATCAATTATTAGCATCTTGGCATAATACTAAGATTGATTATCCTCAAGCTCAGTGCATTCATCAATTATTTGAAGCGCAAGTTGAACGGACTCCCGATGCTGTGGCGGTCGTATTTGAAAACCAACAGTTAACATACACTGAGTTAAATTGTCGAGCCAATCATTTAGCCCATTATTTACAAGCTTTAGGAGTTGGGCCAGAAGTTTTAGTTGGTATTTCGGTAGAACGTTCTTTAGAAATGATCGTCGGCTTATTAGCCATTCTCAAGGCGGGAGGAGCTTATCTTCCTCTTGATCCAGACTATCCCACTGAACGTCTTCAGTTTATGTTAGAAGACAGTCAAGTTCGTTTTTTGATTACGCAACCTTCTTTATTAGAAAAATTGCCTTCCTCTCAGGCTACTCTTATTTGTTTAGATGACATTCAATCTCAGGTTTCTCAATATTCTCAAGATAATCTTCAAAACGGATTACATGTCTCTAATTTAGCTAATGTTATTTACACCTCTGGTTCTACAGGTAAGCCTAAAGGAGTAATGGTTGAACATCGCGGCTTGGTTAATTTAGCGATCGCTCAAATTCAATCTTTTGCAGTCCAGAATAACAGTCGTGTCCTACAATTTGCTTCCTTTAGTTTTGATGCTTGTATTTCAGAAATTTTGATGACCTTTGGCTCTGGAGCGACGCTTTATCTTGCTCCAAAAGATGCTTTGTTACCAGGTCAACCTTTAGTTGAACGGTTAGAAAAGGATGAAATTACCCATGTTACTTTACCGCCTTCGGCCTTAGCGGTTTTACCGAAGGAACCGTTACCAAACTTACAAACGTTAATTGTGGCGGGTGAGGCTTGTTCTCTGGATTTGATTAAACAATGGTCAGTTGGTAGAAACTTTTTTAATGCCTATGGGCCAACGGAAGCGAGTGTTTGTGCCTCGATTGGACAATGTTATCAAGATGATTTAAAGGTGACTATTGGTAAGCCTATCAGTAATGTCCAGATTTATATTTTAGATTCCCATTTACAGCCCGTTCCTATCGGAGTACCAGGAGAGTTATACATTGGCGGAATAGGAGTTGCGAGGGGTTATTTAAACAGACCTGAGTTAACTGCTGAAAGGTTTATTCCCAATCTGTTTGATCCCCCCCTAACCCCCCTTGATAATGGGGGAGATAAATTTGGAGAAAACTTTGATAAGGCTGAAAAACTATCATCAAAACTCTATAAAACGGGAGATTTAGCTCGTTTTCTCAATGATGGCAATATTGAATATTTAGGACGCATTGATAATCAAGTAAAATTTCGGGGTTTTCGCATTGAATTAGGGGAAATTGAAGCCGTTCTTAGTCAATGTTCTGAGGTTCAATCCACTGCGGTGATTGTGCGGGAAGATACTCCAGGTGACAAACGCTTAGTTGCCTATGTAGTTCTTGCTCCCAATTCCCAGGCAACTATTGGTGAACTCCGTCAATTCTTGGCTAATCAATTACCTGCCTATCTCGTTCCTAATACCTTTGTTATTTTAGATAGTTTACCGTTAACTCCTAATGGAAAATGCGATCGCCGTTCCTTGCCTGCGCCGAATGATCAAGCCAGAAAAAATATTCAAAAAATTGCCCCCCGTAACTTAGTGGAATTGCAATTAACTCAAATCTGGTCAGAGGTTTTAGGCATTAATGATCTTAGTGTTGAGGAAAACTTTTTTGAATTGGGAGGTCATTCTTTATTAGCGGTTCGTCTAATCAGTTGCATTGAACAAAAGTTAAGCAAAAAGTTACCTTTAACCAGTCTTTTTCAAAATGGAACGATCGCCAGTCTAGCCCAATTACTAACTCAGGAAACGACTCAGCTAACCTATTCACCCTTGATCCCTATTCAATCTCAAGGAAATAAAGCACCATTTTTTGCCGTTCATCCCATTGGCGGTAATGTGCTTTGTTATGCAAACTTAGCTCATTATTTAGGAACGGAACGGCCTTTCTATGGATTGCAAGCATTAGGACTACAGGAAACCGAAAAACCTCTAAGCTCGATTGAAGAAATGGCGACGGTTTATGTTAAAGAAATACAAACTATTCAAGCCTCTGGCCCCTATTATCTAGGAGGATGGTCAATGGGAGGCGTGATAGCCTTTGAAATGGCACAACAATTATCGTCACAAGGTCAAACAGTGGCTTTATTAAGCTTAATAGATAGCTATTCTCCTATTTTGCTTAATTCAGTTAATACTGAAGAAAATTACTCTGAGTCACGGCTAGAAGAGATTAATGAAAATCTAAATATTGTCTATTCTTTTGTCAGGGATTTAACGGGAATGTTTAATCAGCCAATTCCTTTCTCTGAAGATGAACTCTCTCACCTTACACCCGACGAATTACTAGCTCATTTTCTAACTTGGAGTAAACAGACGAATTTTTTACCGCCAGAACTCGGAGAGGATCAAATTAAAAATTGGTCTGTAGTTTTTCAGACCAACCGACAAGCTCTGTTCAACTATTCCCCTAAAACTTACCCAGGCAAAACCATTTTCTTCGGTGCAGAGGAAAGTTCTCTTAAAAATCCTGGTTGGCATGAGGTAATTAATGACTTAGAATCTCAATGGATTAGTGGAGATCACTACAGTTTGATTAAAAATCCAATCCTTGCTGAAAAATTGAATAGCTACTTACAGCAAGTTGCGCTGTGATAACCGACAAATCTCCGTAGGGACATAATATATTATGTCCTTACCCCGTAAGGTATTTAACCCCAAATTGCTGTAACTTAAAATTTTCTGAAAATACCTGATTATCCTTTAAAATAATCCATAGAATCCTGTAACAGAACAAACATGACAACTCAAGCAGCTTCTAGTCCTAATGCACTTGCTTCTTTTAACCAGTTTTTAAGAGATGTAAAGGCGATCGCCCAACCCTATTGGTATCCGACTGTCTCGAATAAAAGAAGTTTTTCTGAGGTTATTCGTTCCTGGGGAATGCTATCACTGCTCATCTTTTTAATTGTGGGATTGGTTGGTGTAACAGCTTTTAATAGTTTTGTGAATCGTCGTTTAATTGATGTCATTATTCAAGAGAAAGATGCGTCTCAGTTTGCTAGTACATTAATTGTGTATGCGATCGGCTTGATTTGTGTAACACTGTTGGCAGGATTTACAAAAGACATTCGTAAGAAAATTGCCCTAGACTGGTATCAATGGCTAAACACTCAGATTTTAGAGAAATATTTTAGTAATCGTGCCTATTATAAAATCAATTTTCAATCTGACATTGATAACCCCGATCAACGTCTAGCCCAGGAAATTGAACCGATCGCCACTAACGCCATTAGTCTCTCCGCTACTTTCCTAGAAAAAAGCCTGGAAATGCTAACTTTTTTAGCGGTGGTTTGGTCAATTTCCCGACAGATTGCCATTCCTTTACTTTTTTATACTATTATTGGTAATTTTATTGCTGCCTATCTAAATCAAGAATTAAGTAAGATCAATCAGGCGCAACTGGAATCAAAAGCGGATTATAATTATGCCTTAACTCACGTTCGGACTCATGCAGAATCTATCGCTTTTTTTCGAGGAGAAAAAGAAGAACTAAATATTATTCAGAGACGCTTTAAAGAAGTCGTAAATGATACGAAAAACAAAATTAATTGGGAAAAGGGCAACGAAATTTTTAGTCGGGGTTATCGTTCCGTCATTCAATTTTTTCCCTTCTTAGTGCTCGGGCCTTTATATATCAAAGGTGAAATTGATTATGGGCAAGTCGAGCAAGCTTCGTTAGCTAGTTTTATGTTTGCATCAGCCCTCGGAGAACTGATCACAGAATTTGGGACTTCGGGACGATTTTCGAGTTATGTAGAACGTTTAAATGAATTCTCAAATGCTCTAGAAACTGTCACTAAACAAGCCGATAATGCCAACACAATTAAAACGATAGAAGAAGATCATTTTGCCTTTGAACACGTTACCTTAGAAACCCCTAACTATGAACAGGTCATTGTTGAGGATTTATCTCTTACGGTTCAAAAGGGTGAAGGCTTACTAATTATTGGTCCCAGTGGTCGGGGCAAAAGTTCTTTATTAAGGGCGATCGCTGGTTTATGGAATGCTGGTACTGGACGTTTAGTGCGGCCTCCCTTGGAAGAAATTCTCTTTTTACCCCAACGTCCCTACATTATTTTGGGAACCTTACGTGAACAATTGCTGTATCCTCTAACCAATCGTGAGATGACCAATACCGAACTTCAAGAAGTATTACAACAGGTCAATTTACAAAATGTGCTCAATCGGGTGGATGATTTTGACTCTGAAAAACCCTGGGAAAATATTCTTTCGCTAGGTGAACAACAACGCCTAGCCTTTGCCCGACTATTAGTTAATCCTCCCAGTTTTACCATTTTAGATGAGGCGACCAGTGCTTTAGATCTAACCAACGAGGGTATTTTATATGAGCAATTAAAAACTCGCAATACAACTTTTATTAGTGTGGGCCACCGAGAAAGTTTATTCAATTACCATCAATGGGTTTTAGAACTCTCTGCCGATTCTAGTTGGCAACTCTTAAGCGTTCAGGACTATCGCCTTAAAAAAGCGCAAGAGATGTTTACTAATGCTCCTAATAGCAATTCGATCAAGTCCGATATTACTATCAATAATAAGTCGGAAGATCAAGAAATAGTCCATCCTCTTGAAGGACTTTCTCATCAGGAAATGAAACTGTTAACAGACTTATCGCTCTCTAGCATTCGTAGCAAAGCTAGTCGAGGAAATCCGATTACAGCCAAAGATGGTTTTAATTACCGTTATGACAAAAATCCTCAGATATTAAAGTGGCTCAGAACCTCACCTTAAGAGATTCTAACGAAGGGGCGATCGCTTGACAAGGTTGATTTTAGGTTCTGGAAAGGTTTTTTGTGTCATATTTTTGGACGGCTAAACACCTGAATTTATTATACTCTGCTAAATTGCATCAAAACACCTCGTAATTGCATAGGAATTTTCGCTACTGCAATGTTCGCTGTCGTAATTTATTTCTGTCTAAGACGGTGAACATTCCTATCAAAGTCAAATCTTGCTCGTTAAGTAAACGTTTGAGATGCTGATAGGGTTCTTCGGGAGTAAGCGGTTGATAACGGAAGTAAATAACTCCCATAGGTTTTGGTAATAATCGCCGAAAAATTAATTCTCCATAATCTCGATCAAAGGTCAGAATAATTCTATTTTCTCGAACGGCTCTGGCAAGGACTTCAATATCTGGTATTCCAGGAGAGTCTTCCATAATAGAAGTAATATCTAAACCAATATGACGCAATTTTCTAACACTTAATAAAG contains:
- a CDS encoding amino acid adenylation domain-containing protein; its protein translation is MKSIETFLSDLANQDIKLWMDGDRLRCNAPQGVMTPDIQTELKNRKAEIIQFLEQLGSEEQINPRTILPIARDTKLPLSFAQARLWFLYQLEGATGTYNMTGALSLSGSLQVEALKQALGAIIQRHEPLRTSFQPIDGVPVQVIDPNPIWELSIVNLEGKEAEAEKLAQAEAQTPFDLTKSPLLRVTLLKLQPEKHILLINMHHIISDGWSIGVFVREFSHLYRAFAMGEAPTLPDLPIQYADFAVWQRQWLQGKVLAAQLEYWKRQLADAPPLLELPTDRPRPAIQTFQGKTERFQLDIKLTQQLKALSQQSGCTLFMTLLAAFGVVLSRYSGQTDIVIGSAIANRNRREIEGLIGFFVNTLALRLDLSEKPSFAAFLKQVQTVTQDAYEHQDLPFEMLVEELQLERKLDRNPLVQVMFALQNATNEAWNLPGLTIAEMSWELDPARFDLEVHLSEVNDGIAGFCCYNIDLFDGTTIARLLEHFQNILKAIIANPQQSVGLLPLLSEQEQKQLLVNWNQTQADYPQDKLVHQLFEVQAASQPEAISERSATRCALIFEDQVLTYGELNHRANQLAHYLQSLGVIKEQIVGVYLERSLEMAIAFLAILKTGAAYLPIDPEYPPVRTQFILEDTQISILLTQAELAEKFPKNQAKVIYLDRDWSQIAYQPQTNPDLKVQTSDLAYCIYTSGSTGQPKGVLISHQALLNLIFWHQQAFKISSLDKATQMAGIAFDATVWELWPYLTVGASINLVPQNILLSPTNLRDWLLNQEITISFVPTPVAEKLLVLDWPNHSCLKTLLLGGDKLHFYPAASLPFQVVNNYGPTENTVVATSGLVKSPTFDRFSAPTIGKAIANVQIYLLDQNLQPVPIGVPGELHLGGAGLARGYLNRPELTAEKFIANPFDPPLAPLNKGGEEPSKLYKTGDLARYLPDGSLEFLGRIDNQVKIRGFRIETGEIEAVLSQYFLLAGNVVVTREDSAGDKRLVAYLVPALQNEALPEQLAQWQSEYISDWQSLYERTYSQGQDSLADLTFNITGWNSSYTRQPIPAPEMREWVENTVSRILAFRPEQALEIGCGTGLLLSRVAKHCLEYWATDYSQMAIQYVERVCSAVEGLEKVKLRCQTADNFEGIAQHTFDTIVLNSIIQYFPSVDYLLEVLKGAINVIGDRGQIFVGDVRSLPLLEPYHAAVQLAQVSDSKTVEQWQQQVRQSVAGEEELVIDPTFFLALKQHFPQIAWVEIQPKRGLANNELTQFRYDVTLHLESINNQPLPISEPTVITWFNWQLDQLSLAQIQDQLLTKKPELLGIRGIPNQRVEQALKIWEWVENTPEVETVEQLKKILAQQVDTGINPEQVWQLAESLGYTAHLSWWESGQDGSFDVIFQRDSESEAEKVSKDWTVSKLAFWDDKPIKTKPWSDYTNNPLRGKLVQKLVPKVREFLQQKLPSYMIPQAFVLLDFLPLTPNGKVDRKALPSPDAATRNLANSFVLPRNPIEAQLTHIWSEVLGLERIGIKDNFFELGGHSLLATQVLSRINSAFELDLSVQIMFESPTIAGIAGYIQAVDWVAQDRTDSSLNNENTEVVEF
- a CDS encoding amino acid adenylation domain-containing protein is translated as MTKTIVEFVCHLSSLGITLEENENRLRCQAPEGILTATLRQEIGDRKPELLQFLQQAKQSKTAYQLPIQPVARDGHLPLSFAQQRLWFLHHLSPDSRSYNTLEILQIQEHLNLTVLEQSLGELINRHEIFRTTFPTVSGEPIQAISPPGSFRLIIENYQDLSPNEQSAKIQQVAEWEAGQTFDLAVGPLIQFKLLQLSLQKSVLLLKMHHIIYDGWSFGILIRELSALYEAFLKNLANPLAALSIQYADFAVWQRQYLSGEVLDKQLNYWQEQLATVPHILTLPTDRSRPAMQSFRGGVEHFQLDQNTTQGLKQLGQERGATLFMTLLAAFGVLLSRYSHQSDLLIGSPIANRNQAAIEPLIGFFANTLALRINLSENPNFLELLEQVKQTTLAGYVHQDLPFEMLVEKLQPDRDLSRNPLVQIMFALQNTPQDTWNLSGLSIESLPLLVEEIVKFDLEVNCWETSEGLAMDWAYSRDLFDTSTIVRMGEHFQNLLQAIILNPKTRVEEFSFLTDKELHQLLASWHNTKIDYPQAQCIHQLFEAQVERTPDAVAVVFENQQLTYTELNCRANHLAHYLQALGVGPEVLVGISVERSLEMIVGLLAILKAGGAYLPLDPDYPTERLQFMLEDSQVRFLITQPSLLEKLPSSQATLICLDDIQSQVSQYSQDNLQNGLHVSNLANVIYTSGSTGKPKGVMVEHRGLVNLAIAQIQSFAVQNNSRVLQFASFSFDACISEILMTFGSGATLYLAPKDALLPGQPLVERLEKDEITHVTLPPSALAVLPKEPLPNLQTLIVAGEACSLDLIKQWSVGRNFFNAYGPTEASVCASIGQCYQDDLKVTIGKPISNVQIYILDSHLQPVPIGVPGELYIGGIGVARGYLNRPELTAERFIPNLFDPPLTPLDNGGDKFGENFDKAEKLSSKLYKTGDLARFLNDGNIEYLGRIDNQVKFRGFRIELGEIEAVLSQCSEVQSTAVIVREDTPGDKRLVAYVVLAPNSQATIGELRQFLANQLPAYLVPNTFVILDSLPLTPNGKCDRRSLPAPNDQARKNIQKIAPRNLVELQLTQIWSEVLGINDLSVEENFFELGGHSLLAVRLISCIEQKLSKKLPLTSLFQNGTIASLAQLLTQETTQLTYSPLIPIQSQGNKAPFFAVHPIGGNVLCYANLAHYLGTERPFYGLQALGLQETEKPLSSIEEMATVYVKEIQTIQASGPYYLGGWSMGGVIAFEMAQQLSSQGQTVALLSLIDSYSPILLNSVNTEENYSESRLEEINENLNIVYSFVRDLTGMFNQPIPFSEDELSHLTPDELLAHFLTWSKQTNFLPPELGEDQIKNWSVVFQTNRQALFNYSPKTYPGKTIFFGAEESSLKNPGWHEVINDLESQWISGDHYSLIKNPILAEKLNSYLQQVAL
- a CDS encoding ATP-binding cassette domain-containing protein; translation: MTTQAASSPNALASFNQFLRDVKAIAQPYWYPTVSNKRSFSEVIRSWGMLSLLIFLIVGLVGVTAFNSFVNRRLIDVIIQEKDASQFASTLIVYAIGLICVTLLAGFTKDIRKKIALDWYQWLNTQILEKYFSNRAYYKINFQSDIDNPDQRLAQEIEPIATNAISLSATFLEKSLEMLTFLAVVWSISRQIAIPLLFYTIIGNFIAAYLNQELSKINQAQLESKADYNYALTHVRTHAESIAFFRGEKEELNIIQRRFKEVVNDTKNKINWEKGNEIFSRGYRSVIQFFPFLVLGPLYIKGEIDYGQVEQASLASFMFASALGELITEFGTSGRFSSYVERLNEFSNALETVTKQADNANTIKTIEEDHFAFEHVTLETPNYEQVIVEDLSLTVQKGEGLLIIGPSGRGKSSLLRAIAGLWNAGTGRLVRPPLEEILFLPQRPYIILGTLREQLLYPLTNREMTNTELQEVLQQVNLQNVLNRVDDFDSEKPWENILSLGEQQRLAFARLLVNPPSFTILDEATSALDLTNEGILYEQLKTRNTTFISVGHRESLFNYHQWVLELSADSSWQLLSVQDYRLKKAQEMFTNAPNSNSIKSDITINNKSEDQEIVHPLEGLSHQEMKLLTDLSLSSIRSKASRGNPITAKDGFNYRYDKNPQILKWLRTSP
- a CDS encoding DUF5615 family PIN-like protein; amino-acid sequence: MQFLANENFPLLSVRKLRHIGLDITSIMEDSPGIPDIEVLARAVRENRIILTFDRDYGELIFRRLLPKPMGVIYFRYQPLTPEEPYQHLKRLLNEQDLTLIGMFTVLDRNKLRQRTLQ